A genomic region of Pseudomonas migulae contains the following coding sequences:
- a CDS encoding FMN-dependent NADH-azoreductase — translation MKLLHIDSSILGDNSASRQLSTEVVKAWQVAEPSAVVTYRDLASDAISHFSATTLVAAGTTAELRNAAQQHEAELSASTLAEFLAADAVVIAAPMYNFTIPTQLKAWIDRIAVAGQTFRYTEAGPEGLCGGKKVVIVSTSGGLHAGQATGVAHEEYLKVLFGFIGITDIEFVRAHGLAYGDEVRTKAMSDAHTQISEQLFAAA, via the coding sequence ATGAAACTGCTGCATATCGATTCGAGCATTCTTGGTGACAACTCGGCTTCCCGTCAGCTGAGCACTGAAGTCGTCAAAGCCTGGCAAGTCGCCGAGCCGAGCGCCGTGGTGACTTACCGCGACCTGGCCAGCGATGCCATCAGCCATTTCTCCGCCACCACCCTGGTCGCCGCCGGCACCACCGCTGAACTGCGCAACGCCGCCCAACAGCACGAAGCCGAACTGAGTGCCTCGACCCTGGCCGAATTCCTCGCCGCCGATGCCGTGGTTATCGCCGCGCCGATGTACAACTTCACCATCCCGACCCAACTCAAGGCCTGGATCGACCGCATCGCCGTTGCCGGCCAGACCTTCCGCTACACCGAAGCCGGCCCTGAAGGCCTGTGCGGTGGCAAGAAAGTCGTGATCGTGTCGACTTCCGGTGGTCTGCATGCCGGCCAGGCGACTGGCGTTGCTCACGAAGAGTATTTGAAAGTGCTGTTCGGTTTCATCGGCATCACCGACATCGAATTCGTCCGTGCCCACGGTCTCGCTTACGGTGACGAAGTGCGCACCAAAGCCATGAGTGACGCTCACACGCAAATCAGCGAGCAACTGTTCGCCGCCGCGTAA